In Candidatus Methylomirabilota bacterium, the sequence GGGCGTCGGCGTAGTCGGCCTCCAGCTCCAGCGCGCGGCGATACCACGTGACCGCCACCGCCAGGTCGCCCAGGTCCTCGTGCAGCGAGCCCAGGTTGAACGCGGCCTGACAGCAGCTGTCGTCGGCCTCGAGCGCGGCCCGGTAACACTGACCGGCGCGCTCGTACTGCCCCATCCGATGGTGCAGCAGGCCCAGGTTGTTCCACGCCGCGGCGTAGCCCGGGTCCATGTCGAGCACGCGCTCGTAGGCCTCCACCGCCGATTCCCAGCGCTCGGGGTCGCCGTCCCACTCCGAGGCGCGCTGGAACCACAGCTCGGCCGCATCCGCGGGCGGGATGAGCGGGCGCACCATGCCGGTCAGCAGCGACTCGCGCGTCTCCCGCTCCAGATCGCCGGCGTCGAAGTCGAGCAGGGCCTGGCCGGTGCCCGGGTCGAGGCGCAGTCGGTCCTGCTCCACCA encodes:
- a CDS encoding tetratricopeptide repeat protein — translated: VEQDRLRLDPGTGQALLDFDAGDLERETRESLLTGMVRPLIPPADAAELWFQRASEWDGDPERWESAVEAYERVLDMDPGYAAAWNNLGLLHHRMGQYERAGQCYRAALEADDSCCQAAFNLGSLHEDLGDLAVAVTWYRRALELEADYADAHFNLAGVLAKLGRGEDAAVHWRRYLELDLGSPWAKIARAHLDGEPPESEDGGPEGDE